A stretch of Candidatus Symbiobacter mobilis CR DNA encodes these proteins:
- a CDS encoding glutamine--tRNA ligase/YqeY domain fusion protein, translated as MSSPTPSVCQGGGTQPPGKPLPPSNFLRQIIESDLSRNAYAQRCWGGTPGDAAHHRRGVLDPARIRTRFPPEPNGYLHVGHAKSICLNFGLARDYGGVCHLRFDDTNPERENQEYVDAIIDAVRWLGFDWHDGETSHLYQASDYFDFMLRAAEYLIDAGHAYVDEQTPEQIRAHRGDFETPGVNSPFRDRPQAESRQRFADMRQGMYPDGAMVLRARIDMASPNLNLRDPVIYRIRHATHHNTGDRWCIYPMYTFAHPIEDALENITHSICTLEFEDQRPFYDWLLERLLEGGLIQAPPPKQIEFARLNLSFVVTSKRKLAQLVSQGHVQGWDDPRMPTIAGLRRRGYTPESLHLFSERIGVSKSDSWIDYQTLEGCLRETLDRNAQRAMAVLDPVELVLDNWDEVMGTGFLDECHAPVHPHDPERGQRSFKMGKELWIDRSDYQDTPAKGFFRLFPGNKVRLKYGHVIECTHADHDEQGQVLRVHARLLPDTKSGTAGSNAVKVKGVITWVARADGIPAEVRWYDRLFRDAQPDASGKDFLESLQPNSLRVLSAFIEPSLGNARKENRFQFERHGYFVADRIDHTPERPVFNLAVGLKDSWNPHA; from the coding sequence ATGAGTTCCCCTACCCCATCTGTCTGCCAGGGCGGTGGTACCCAACCTCCTGGCAAGCCCCTCCCCCCAAGCAATTTCCTTCGGCAAATCATTGAGTCCGATTTATCCCGGAACGCCTATGCCCAGCGCTGCTGGGGGGGCACTCCGGGGGATGCGGCGCACCATCGGCGCGGGGTTCTAGATCCGGCTCGCATCCGTACACGCTTCCCCCCGGAACCGAACGGATATTTGCACGTTGGCCACGCCAAAAGCATTTGCCTCAATTTCGGGCTGGCGCGGGACTATGGCGGGGTATGCCATCTCCGCTTTGACGACACCAATCCGGAAAGGGAAAACCAGGAGTATGTCGACGCAATCATCGACGCTGTGCGCTGGCTCGGGTTCGACTGGCATGATGGGGAAACCAGTCATCTCTACCAAGCCAGCGACTACTTCGATTTCATGCTGCGCGCAGCGGAATACCTCATCGACGCGGGGCACGCCTATGTCGATGAGCAGACCCCGGAACAAATTCGCGCGCATCGGGGCGACTTTGAAACCCCTGGGGTGAACAGTCCATTCCGCGACCGCCCACAGGCAGAAAGTCGGCAACGCTTTGCCGACATGCGCCAAGGCATGTACCCCGATGGGGCCATGGTGCTACGGGCACGCATCGACATGGCCAGCCCCAACCTCAACCTGCGCGACCCCGTGATTTACCGGATCCGGCATGCCACGCACCACAATACGGGGGATCGCTGGTGTATCTACCCGATGTACACCTTCGCGCACCCCATCGAGGATGCGCTGGAAAACATCACCCACAGCATTTGCACCCTCGAATTCGAGGACCAACGTCCCTTTTATGACTGGCTGCTGGAGCGGCTGCTAGAAGGTGGATTGATCCAGGCGCCCCCTCCCAAGCAGATCGAGTTTGCCCGTCTCAACCTCAGTTTTGTGGTCACGAGCAAACGGAAGCTGGCCCAATTGGTATCCCAGGGCCATGTACAAGGATGGGATGACCCCCGTATGCCCACCATCGCCGGGCTGCGCCGTAGGGGGTACACCCCGGAAAGCCTGCATCTTTTTTCGGAACGGATCGGCGTTTCCAAGAGCGATAGCTGGATCGACTACCAGACGCTGGAAGGTTGTTTGCGCGAGACACTGGATCGCAACGCCCAGCGTGCTATGGCCGTGCTCGACCCCGTCGAGCTTGTTCTCGATAACTGGGACGAAGTCATGGGGACAGGCTTTCTGGATGAATGCCATGCTCCCGTACACCCCCATGACCCGGAGCGCGGCCAGCGTTCTTTCAAGATGGGCAAGGAGCTGTGGATCGACCGCAGCGATTACCAGGACACGCCTGCCAAAGGGTTTTTCCGGCTGTTCCCTGGCAACAAGGTGCGGCTGAAATATGGTCATGTCATCGAATGCACGCATGCCGACCATGACGAGCAAGGCCAGGTTCTGCGCGTGCATGCCCGTCTGCTGCCCGACACCAAAAGCGGCACCGCAGGCAGCAATGCGGTCAAAGTCAAAGGCGTCATTACATGGGTGGCACGTGCTGACGGCATTCCTGCCGAAGTGCGCTGGTATGACCGGCTATTTCGGGATGCCCAGCCCGACGCCAGTGGCAAGGACTTCCTGGAATCGCTCCAGCCCAACAGCCTGCGCGTGTTGTCGGCATTCATCGAACCTTCCTTGGGCAACGCCCGCAAGGAAAACCGCTTTCAATTCGAGCGGCACGGGTACTTCGTCGCCGACCGCATCGACCACACTCCAGAACGGCCGGTGTTCAATCTGGCCGTGGGGTTGAAGGATTCGTGGAATCCGCACGCTTGA